TGTTCCACAACACGGAACAAGCGATCAGGATTTTGATGCCATGAATCAAAAGTGAGTTCGTGCTTCAGGATGCTGTACACAACCAGACAGCAAGAGATCCCGATAGAAAGCCCAACAATATTGACAAACAGATATAACTGGTTCTTTCTAAAGTTGCGAAATGCGGTAGTTAAGTAATTGCGAAACATGACTCCAATATTTGGTTGCCATACTATTGGCATGGATGGTGCCAAATAGTTAACTAACTGTAATACAGAAAGTTAATTTTTGTCAAGGTGTTTCATGCTGTTCCTTTATGAAACAATTATTTGTTTTATTATGAAACACTCACTAGCATTGAAACAGAAAATTTAAGCGATTGAAAAAGAAAGGGCACATACTGATCGTCGATGATGATCACGACGTTTTGTTTACAGCAAAAACGATCCTCAAGCGGGAATACGAGAAGGTAACTACTGAAAGTTCACCTAACCGACTGGAAACACTGTTGCAGAAAGAGGAGATCGATCTCGTGATCCTGGACATGAATTTCAAAGCGGGAGTCACGTCAGGAAATGAAGGTTTGTTTTGGTTGAAAAGAATCCATGAGCTCGACCCTGAAATTCACGTAATCCTTAATACGGCTTATGGAGATATTGACCTGGCGGTAGAATCCATGAAACAAGGAGCTGTTGATTTCCTGATCAAACCGTGGGAAAAGGAAAAGTTATTGGCTACCATCCAAAACGTGTTCAATCTTCGGCAATCGAAGAAAAAAATCAAAAAGCTCGAAGGACGTGAATCTGCGCTAACACAGGACATTGATTCAGCCTATTCGGATTTGATCTTCGGCTCGGCCAGCATGCAGAAGATTATGCAGATCGTGGAGAAGGTTGCCATCACAGATGCTTCCGTGCTTATTACAGGAGAGAATGGTACCGGAAAGGAAGTAATGGCCCGTACGATCCACCGGATGTCTCCCCGAAAGAAGGAATCGATGATTAAAGTGGATTTAGGAGCGCTGCCTGAGACACTATTTGAATCAGAATTGTTTGGCCACGTCAAGGGTGCATTTACAGATGCCAAGGAAGATCGCCAGGGCCGGTTCGAAATAGCTGATGGTGGCACTATTTTTCTCGATGAGATTGGCAACATCAGCCCAGCGATGCAAGTCAAACTGTTGACCGTACTTCAAAACAAAACGGTCAATCGAGTTGGTTCTAGCAAGATCTACCCTTTTGATGTACGCATTGTTAGCGCAACCAACCAACCTTTAATGGACATGGTCGCAGATGGGAGTTTTCGCCTTGATTTGCTCTATCGAATCAATACGGTAGAAATTGAATTGCCTCCACTGAGAGAACGAAAAGAAGACATCCCGCTATTGGTCGAGCATTATCTGGGCGTTTATGCTTCCAAATATCAGAAGCTTGGTATGCGCATTGACCCGGCGGTCTTGAAACAACTGATGGCTTATCCCTGGCCTGGAAACATCAGAGAATTACAACACGCGGTAGAAAGGGCCGTGATCATGAGCAGTGAACGCACCTTGAAGTCAGGTGACTTTCTTATGCCCAAAGTCAGTCATTCGCCGAGTGTCAATTCCTTGAAAGTCGAAGATGTGGAAAAGGAAGCCATACGAAAGGCCATCGAGCGATTTGAAGGGAATTTGAGTAAAGCCTCAGAAGAGCTGGGTATTGGCCGCACCACTTTGTACCGTAAAATGAAGAAGTATGGGTTATAAGTTCTAAGTTGATGCCTTGAACAAAACAATTATAAGGGCCGGAGGTCTCTCAGAGTCCCCTTCAGATGACTCTGAGGGCTATGGTAAGACATTCAACAATTGCTGATCTAAATCAGTTTACATAACTTAGACTTGATAGTAAAAACTAATCTGATCAAGCACTGTTCATGATTCAAACACAAAGCAACACATGGCCAATGAAGCATTAAAAGAAGACTCGCAGCACGATGGTTTCTTGATTTTCAGAACCAAAGTAGTGATTCGAATCCTCGCTGTGATCGCTCTTGGGTCAGCCGCCTTTTATGTGGGTGTGTATACCCCATTCTCTTTAATGGTCTTTTGGCTCACGCTATTTGCTGTCATCATTTTAGTCGACTTGATCCGATATGTTGAGAAAACCAATCGCGATCTTGGAAACTTCCTATTGGCCATCAGGCAAAATGACTTTTCCAATATCTATCCGGAACACAACCGACAATCACGATCCTTATTCCATGCTTTTAATGTGATCACTCGTGAATTCACCAAGCTCAGAAGCGAAAAGGAGTCCAACTTCCATTTTTTCAAGACACTGGTAGAATACAGCGGAGTACCCTTACTTTCATATGACCTGGCGGACGAACGCATTCACCTGATGAATGAATCAGCCAAGGACCTCTTTCGCATACCCTACTCTACTCGACTTGACTCGATCGGACGAGCTAGCGAACTCTTGTTAGAAAAGATTCGTGAATTAGGAAGTGACGAAAGAATACTTGTAAAAACGGAGATCGGAGACGAGCTACTGCACCTATCGGTGTTGTCAAAGGTGCTCATTTTACAAGAAAGACGATACAAGGTGTTGGCTTTTCACAACATCAATACCGAGTTGGATCAGCAAGAAATCGAATCCTGGCAGAAGCTCATTAGAGTACTGACACATGAAATCAAAAACAGCGTGATCCCGATCTCTACGTTAACAGAGGTGGCCTATCAGATGCTGGAAAATAACGACGGTTCGGAACGACCGATCTCAGAGTTGGATGAAGAGGAAGAATCTGACTTGCGGATGAGTCTTTTCACCATTGGGAAAAGAAGCAAGTCTTTGGTGAAGTTTGTGAACTCTTACGGCGATTTGGCAAAAGTGCCTAAGCCAAAATTGGAGGAGGTAGACCTCACGGAGTTAGTGAGTCAGATGTTGGAATTAGAAGCGGCTGACATGAAAAAAGCCAACATCAAGCTGATCAGAAGTCTGTCAAAAAGAAAGTTGATCCGAAAGATCGATCCAGGAATGATTGAGCAAGTGCTGATCAACCTGATCAAGAATGGTATTGAAGCCCTGGAAGGAACAGAGGACGCGGAAATTCAGGTGTGGCTCGACGAAGTTTCGGATGCGGCAGTCGTGCGGATCATCGACAATGGGCCAGGAATGGACAAAGAATTACTCAACAACATTTTCGTTCCTTTCTATACGACGAAGGAAACAGGTTCAGGCATTGGTCTACCCTTATCGCGTCAGATCATGCGCGCGCACAAAGGCAGCATCAAAGTACACTCAACTCCAGGAGAGGGAACGAGCTTCGAATTGCATTTTAGGTTTTGAGTGATGGAGCTACATAGTCATCTCGAACAATTGATCCCCGCCGCTGCAAATTGGATTCTGAAACAAGAAAATCACATCCTAAAGTGCGGCATTGATTTGAGTATCGATCAAGCCATTGATGCCCATTTAATCGGGGTAAAAGACCCATCAAGAATCCGACTGATGGAGTTTGAAGAAATGCCAAAACCTGAAGACACGGAACTGCATAAAGCTGCCGAATTTCTGGGACTTATCTCTGACAGCACAAGAGGCACATCATTTAGATATGGTATTGCTGTCCGAAAAGGCTGGTTAGCTTCCAGGACTTTGCTAGTTCATGAAATGACTCATACCACACAATATGAAAAATTGGGTGGCATTGAAAATTTTCTAAAACAGTACATCCTGGAATGTAGTACCGTAGGCTATTTATTGAGTCCAATGGAAGAAGAAGCCAGGAAAATGGAAAGAAAAATCTGTGGATAAGAAATTCAGCGATCAATCACTAAATCCCCATAATTGATTGATTCCTTCCAGGAAGTTGATCCTGAGTTATACCCCCAGGAAATTCCACTTTCACTTCCTTTCATAAAGCCTTTTTCGACGATCTCATTGTCATTGTCCGCTAGCCCTATATTGAACGGGATCGTGCTTTTCTCAAAATCAAAAACACCCAATTCCTTTTCAAAACATACTTCAAGTAAGTAGCCTCCCTCAATATTTTGACGACCAAATGAAATATTCTTTGATTTGTATTCCGGGATATTGCCCAGTTTCTGCAAGCGATCATAAGGAGCACTATAGTTGACGAAATAGATCGTATCTGTCTCAGACATCTCACCAACGGACAGCTTTGTTGCATTGGTAAAGAAAAACTCCACGTTATCGTTCTCCCAATGTTGGATCATCATGCTTTCCTCCAGAAAACCTTCAATATCATCGGTGACTTTCACAAGAAAAAACAGATCATTGTCATGCATCAACACACGAAAGGTAGCAGACAGATCATCTTCACCATCCCAGTTGATGTCTCCTCCCAGCGTCCCATCGATCGGGTACTCCGGAAGTCCTTTCCAACAGTCATCTATGCTCCCATCAATGATTGGTCGCTCTTGAGCAACCGTCACTATGGCAGATTTTGCTTTTCTTCCTGAGCATCCAACAGAAAGCATGAATAGACTTAGAAAAAGTAAATTGGAAACTTTCATTGACCGAATTTTTAGATTTTTACTCATTCAATCTCAAGTCAATTAACAGGAATATTGTTAGTGCTGATGTATTGTGGTTTGTATTGATCTGGTATGATCGTTATCAGTTCATCAAGAAATTTCTCTTTCAGGTATAGTTGCCCTCGATTGTTAAAATGAGTGTCATAGGGATAATACAAATCTTCGGTCAGGTCCGTCTTCAAAGCTATATTTTCAAAGGAATTCACTAACAAGGAATCCGTGGCTCCATCTTCTTTGTAATACAGCACCCTAAAATCGATTGAATCTTTCCCTAAAGACGCCATCAATTCATGTGTCATTTCGATGGACCTTTCCATAGTATAAAACCCGGTGACTGCATCATCGATAAAGGAAATCTGTCGTTTAACAGCAAACCTGATGAAATTTGCGATATCATTTTGATGTGTTTGTTGATACTTAAGGGCTAGTTTTTTGATTACCCAACTGTGGTCCATCAAAGTCACGAAAAATGACCAGTCACTCATTCGTTCAGCCCACATGATGGCCTGCGCTTTGCTCCTAGCAGAGGTGAATATATATTCGAGTTGATATCCCAAATAATCATCCTTTGCATATTCCTTTCTGGCATACGGAAATACATTTTCCATGATCACCAGGTCCGGCTTAAAGTCAAGAACATCCTTTTCTATGCTTTTAAATGTAAAGTACGATCGGGTTTCCCCGGGCATACCAAAATTCATGATCTCTACGTTATATCCATTTTTGCGTAAATCCGCCTCTGCCATATTTGGGTAATTGTAGCAGGCTGTATCTACAATATGAAAGACTCCCGAAAGCACACAGCTACCCACCATGGCTATTCGGTAAGTTGAAGGCTCTTTTTCCAGCGACCATTCATCATCCACATAACCGTACTTGTTGAACTTCACTGTGTCGTTATCCAGGTAATGTTCACCTCCGGGAATAAAGGTGAACCCCAGGTCTTCATCGTAACGATGCACAGAAGACAAATAACCATATTCCGTGTGGGCAGCCAATCTAAAGTAGATTTCACCTGCTATGAACAGTCCAACAAAAAGCAACATGCTTATGATCACGAACTTTCGCACAGTCTTTTTCAAAATTGATTTTTTCATTTTGTGAGTATTATTCAACTATCTCGTATTAATGGAGACAATGCCACCAAACTGAGTTCGACTCTAGAAAAATGGGCTCAACATTTCTCCATAGAGAGCATTTTGTCGGGAATCTCATCAGCGCGATAGAGATTCCCCGGACTGGGCGTCTGATATTTTCTGCTCTTCTAGGAATTTTTGACCGAAAATTCTGGAGTGACGCGCTGAAAGGCGTGTTTTAGAATCGAACTAAGGATTCAGCTGGCCAGGACATGACTCGATTTAGCTTTCTGTATTTGAAATGGGGAAATATCAACGGCGACAATCTGCTTCAAACCTGTCAACCTTACCAAAAGCCTTTTCGATGCTTTGCCATCAATCATGATCCCATGAAATCCAGTAAAAGGCCCTTCCATCACCACTACCGCGTCTCCTTTAAAAAGATGCTCCTCACAAAGTCCCGGATTTCCTTTTTCCAAAAGTTTAATGATGGCTATCTCTTCCTTTGGAAGGATCACATGTCCTTCAGGTTGACCAGGGATAATATAAGACTGCAATACCTCAATGTCCCTGATGTTCATCCGGTCAGCCTCACACATATGACAAAAGATTATCCCGGGAAATAAGGGCACATAGACTTGCTTGTGTTGATTGCCCCAGTATTTGACTTCTTTCGTCACTGGAATATAGCATTCCACACCACCGTACTTTAGTTGAGAAGCAACATGCTTTTCATAGCCAGACTGGACATGAAGCACATGCCACATCAACGGCTCGTTGTGCATTTCCATAAGAATGTAATTGGAAGATAGATAAGGCTCCGCCGATTGAAGTCCCAACGCAAGTCGGTCTTACGGCTTTGATTTCGAAGCGATGTATTTATGCAGGTGAACTTTTTAGCCAAGCGATCACCTTTCCACTATGATACGAAAAAATATCAATATTTGGAAGGAATAAATATGGAAAAATAAAGAGAAAAGAACTTTAAATGATAATTAAAAATCTGATATTCAGTACTTTAAATAAAATAAGCAGCTGCAATATTTTATTTAATAAATACATACAAAAGGTATAAACCATTAATATAAAATACTGAATCATCACTATAAATTGCCTTTGAATGATGTTATGTAATTCATGGATCCACCAGCATTTCACCAGACTGAAAAGGCTCCGGGGACTTGACTGAAGGTTTAGATGAGGTTTTTCTCGAACGTCCAAACACCAATAGCGTAAGCAATAAATTGAAGCAAAAGAATCCACCGGGAAGCAGAATCAAAAAGTCATTCATGCCAGCATAGCTGTTCCAGAGAAAATAGCCCGAAATCGCAAAAAATGTTCCAACGAAAACCAGAATAGACACATTATTCCTCAACACGGTGGACCACTTCATTTTCTCCTCTTTCCCTTTAGGGGTAACCACCCAGGATAGCTTTTCTCTATATTTCCTGGGCACGATCATCTGATAGATAAATTTCCAGGTAGAAAGGAACATCACCCAGAAGATATAGCTATGGACTGCAAAAAAAGAGCAGTAATAATCTACAAAAGAAGATGGATTGGTTCTGGTCTCTTCGATCAGCATACCAAACTTCTTTCGAAAACCGATTGCCGAAATACTACCAAACAGGAGCAATAGCACAAAAGCAATCAAAGCAACAGAACTAATCATAGGGGAAAGCAAAATGAATACGGGGATCAATGCATTGCTCGGGTAGCTTAGTCCATGATAAAGAAAGGATACCTTCTCATAAAAGTTAATTTTGTTTGAAACTACAACTCGCTTGAAGTATTTGAATAGCACTTGTAAGCCGCCAACCGCCCACCGGTCCCACATGCCTTTCAGTGCAGCAAGCGACGTGGGAACCCCTTCTCCACTAAGTATCCAATGAGTTTTCCCATAACTCCCTTGCAAATAAGCTCGAATGGTCATAGAAAAATCTTCTGTCAACATGAACTCCCCTCGGGAATCCTTTTCTAAAAAAGAACCTAATTGCGCAATCACAGCTCGTTTGTAGATCGCATTATGTCCATAAAAAATAGGCATCCCCCAATTGCCGATTTCACCCAGTATGTACCGAAAGATGGTCTGCTGCATACCCACTGCTTTACTCAGCCTGTTGACTTCCATGTTATTCGCAACCGTCATCAGCTGGATGTAGGCAGCATCTTCGTCCGCAGCAAATGTCTTCACTAGGTCCGTCAAGGTATTTACGTGGAAAGTGGAATCCGTATCCGCATACATCACATATTCCACTTCCCAATCGTTCGCCACATAGCGTTCGTAGGCCACATCCAGGTTCAATGGTTTAAAACCTTTCAATTCCGGATCTCTGGAAATCCATTCCACTTCCAGATTGCTACCCTGAAACAATTCGTTCAAATGGGTCACATAAGATCTCCAGCTTTCCAGGTCTTCAAAATCGCGACTATTATCTACGACAATGATCTTCCAGTCCCCCTCATATTCCATCGCAATCAGGCTGTCCAGCGTCATTTTGGCGATTTCAAATGGTTCGTGATACGTGGGAAGGATGATCGCTACCTTCGGATACTTTTTAAGTTCTACCAACTCCGGATCCTGATAGTCATGGTTATTAAATAGCAGCCGTAGCACCATCACTAAAGCGATGACCAATTGCAGATAGAGTGGAATGGTCAAAGCCATCAGCAATACATCCGGCAAGGTGATGTTCTTCCTTGCCAGCGCAAACTGCATCACAAATGGGGTCAATACTGATAAAAAGAAGAGAGGCCCATACAATTGATGATAGATATATGGCCGATTGGCCTTCCTTTTTTGATGTGCTCTGATCAAGAAAATAGAACACAAAGCCAACAATCCTGCGGCAACAAGCAGTGATTTGATTTCCTCCATAGCGATCGTTCATACAATGGCCAGCACAAGCTAGTCATACAAAGAGAGAATCAAAATAACAGATTATGGGATTACTTACAAATGACGTGTGCATGTAAGTGGAAATAAAAATCAACAACGAACAATTCTTTACCCAATTTTCGAGTCACCTTAAATGCTATTCCATATGAAAATCCAACTCACCACCATCTACACGAAAATCCAGGCGATTTTCGGAGGGAGGGATAAGACAGGTTGCAAAATCTGTGAAAGCACAGGGTGGATTGTAAGCTCGATTGAAATCAATGGTGGTTTTACCATCTGGGCCTGGCAAAGGAACGTGTAAATAACGCCCGCTACCGTAAGTCTCAATGGCGCTGGTTTCGTCACTGAAAATGACAAAGAAATCCACATCGTCGAGTGGCTCCAGTGAATAGTTTTTTCCCTGGAATTGAAATTGCAATTGCCCTTCAATCTCCATTTCAAAACGATGCCCGAGCACATTGTCTATGGTTAACTTCTTCTTAGGTAAATACGGTTTGAAAATTGCTTCAACGACCAGATCAGGGTTGTACTCGTAAAAATGAATGTCTGGATCTGCTGCCAGCATAGGATGATCCAGATCCTTCAATCGAATCCCGACATTCCCTACCCTTTCGATGATGTACCACACATAATTGCCGTAAGTCATCTCCTTCGACACCTCCTGACTCAGATCAAAAACCAGGCCTTCTTCCTGAGAAGTAGAATCAATCAAAATCCCTTCAGCTACCTCCGAAATAGAAACTACACCTGCTTCCACTTTGAACACGCCACTCTTCGCAGGAAAATCCACGGGAAAAATGACCGCATTACTACTATCGGAACCAAAGGAATGTTCTCCATCCTGCAACCAATACAATCCCGCCAGATTCAGGAAGCCTTCTTTGGATTTCAGTTCCTCCATTCGATCCACTTTCCAGCTTTCCCAGCCGGACAATTGTTCGGAAGTTGCTTGCTTCGGTGCAGGTGTACATGCCAGGATGAAAAGAAAGGCAAGGAACTGGTATTTGATCATTTCAGAGGATTTTTGAAAACGGAGCATACAAATTAGCTATTTACTTCGGCTTTTATCATTGCTGCTGGACCAATAATTTAATTTACCTTCGACGATATAACCACAAGGGCAAAACAACGCTCGATATTAACAAATACAGAGACCAAAAGATTTCAAGATGACTAACCAAGCCATGACTTTCATTCTACTACTGATGAGTACGGTAGTTTTCGCGCAGGAACCAAAAGTGATGGTACCAGGTACCCGGGTTTCCATCCCGACCCCTGAGGGTTTCACGAAAAGTGAGCAATTCTCAGGCTATCAAAAAGGTGAAACAGCGATGATCAACGTCATGGACCTCAATGGTGGGAACTATTATTCTAATGCCGCTAATTTCTCCCGAGAAAATTTTGAAGCGAAAGGGGTTGAAGTGCTGGAATACAAGGAGCTGGAAATCGGGAATTACCCTGCCAAAATGATAAAGGTGATTGCCGCAGATGACTCCCACATGATCAATGCAGTCTTCGGAGATTCCACTTTTTCCGTGATGATCATGGGCGCATATCTCCCTGAAGACAAATCAGCAGAAGCAACCATCAAGCAATCGATCCTGCAGGCTGAATACAATAAAGACTTTGAGCTTGACCCATTTGCAAGTGCCTTTTTCAGCATTGATGAATCGAACACGAAATTGAAATTTGCACATTCTGGTGCGGGCATGTTTATCTATACTGTCGACGGGAAAGAAAACAATGAAAAAGATCAACCAATGGCGCTGGTATTACCCTTGCCAAAAGACATGTTTACTACCGCCCAATCAATGGCGGAGGCCATGGTCACAGGCCTGAAGCAAAAAGGCCTAACCGATGTTGCATATGTCAATGAATCCGACGAAGCCATAAATGGGTATGATGCCTATGAAATTTGGGCAACAGGCTCAATGGGAGATGCAAAAACAAGTATCCTGGTACACGCTATTGTGAAAGAAGAAAACATACTCATTATTCAAGGGATTCAAACTGCAGGTGAGTTTGACCCGGAAGTAATCCGGGAATTATCTTCCAATGTAACCATGAAGTAAATAGTAAGTAATCACATCTGCTTAAACGGCTTTACTGAACTGATCAAAACCTCCTTTTGATCGCCATAACCTTACGTCAAAAGCAGAACATACATTTCTAAGCAGCATCATGCGATCCGGGTGGATTTCCATGCCCGTCTCATTCATCTGGATCACTTCATCTTCGACGAGTTTATCCATGAGACTCCAGTTGATATCCAGGCCAAATTCTTCCAGGAAGCTGGACTTCCACTGCACTTTTCCATTGCACATCATGTCACGGATCAACTCCCGTAGAAATAAGTCTTCCTTCGTATGTAAATGACCTTTAGCAATTGGAAACTCCCCGGCATCCAAGGCTCTTTTGTAGTCTTTGATGTTCTTGTGATTCTGCCCAAATGCGGACCAGCTATCTCCGATAGAACTCACTCCCAGACCTATCAGAAACTCGGTTCGCTGTGTGGTGTAGCCCATAAAATTACGGTGCAAGTCACCTGCTTCTTTGGCCTGGCACAATTCATCTTCTCGTAGAACGAAATGATCCATACCCACTTCTTCATAGCCATTTGCTTTGAATTGCTCCTTGCCAGCAAGAAAGAACGATAGCTTGTCTTCAGAAGAGGGCAAAAGATGTTCAAAGGACTTCTGTCCGGGTTTCATCCACGGCACATGCGCATAGCTATAAAATGCAATCCGATCCGGACGCAATTGAATGGTCTTATCCAGGGTATCAGCAACTGTTTCGGGAGTCTGAAGCGGCAAACCATAGATCAGGTCATAATTGATGGATTTAAATCCAATGGCCCTGGCCCAGGAGGCGACTCGCAAAACATCATCATAAGATTGTCTCCGATTGATCTGCTTTTGCACGGCTTCATTGAAATCCTGGATACCCAGGCTCATCCGCCGGAAGCCAAGCTCATAAAGTGCTTGTAAATGTTCTCGCGTGGTATTAGCAGGATGCCCCTCGAAACTCAAATCTGTATCTTCCGTTACTTCACAATAATCAAAGACTCCCTCAATCAATTGTTTCAGGTTTTCAGGCTGAAAAAAAGTAGGTGTCCCCCCTCCAATATGTAATTCCTTCAATGTTGGTGTGCCAGGCAAAGCACGCACATACAAGATCCACTCTCTTAGCAAGTAGCTCAAATACGAATCTTCTACAGAATGATTTTTTGTAATGATCGTATTGCAACCACAGTAAGTGCACAAACTTTCACAATATGGCAAGTGAATGTAAAGACTGATCTCGCCGGCATTGGCCCAATAAGCATTCCGAATGCTATTTTTCCAATCAGCCATAGAAAAGTTATCGTGATCCCAGAAAGGCACGGTTGGATAGCTTGTGTAGCGTGGTACGGGGATGGCGTATTCCTGGAGAAGTTCGAGATCGGTTAACATGATATTTTTATTTGCAGATGGTCAATTGAGAAGGGTTAAATACACCCATAACCGGAACATCCGGTAATTCAAGGGCGGTGGCTCGAAGGATCATGATCGCTCCTGCTACTAACATGAGCGCATTGGCTACTTTCATGCCTCTGAAACGTGCGAGCCATTCACGGACCGGAAGCAGGGTGAAACTTGTCATGAGAGGCAAAGTACCCAGCCCAAAACCGGTCATGATCAGGATACCCGAAATAGTATCGGCACTACCGAGTGCAGCAAATGCCGCCATGTAGACCATACCACATGGCAACAGTCCATTCAGCATCCCTACCAAAAAGAAAGTACCAGATCGTTGAGATTGATACAGTCGGGCAATTCGTTGTTGCACAAATCTGCCCAGCCGGGTTCGGGAAACGGAAAGCTCCAAGCGTTTATTGAAGGAAGGAAACAAGACAATTGCTACCAGAACCAATCCTACGATCAACGATAAAGAACGCTGAAAACCTGCTAAGGCAAAGCCTTCTCCGACGGAAGCCAGCAACAAGCCCACTAAGACATAAGTCAGCGTGCGCCCCAAAGTGTACAGTAAACTTTTGAGCAATCGCACCAAAGGATTAGCAGATCGGTAAGGCAAGGCCATGGCCAATGGACCGCACATGCCTATGCAGTGCCAGCTCCCCACAAAGCCAATGGATAATCCGATGAGCAGGGCTCCAGTCATAAAACAATGCCTTTTTCCTGATAGAAAGTTTGACCATTGGCTTCCCAGCTGATCTTCAGGATGTAATAACCTTTTAGAAGATCAGACCGATCGAAGGACATAGTCGCAGCATTACTTAATTCGAAACGCTTATCAAACTGACTATCGGAAGGTCGATACAAATGCACTTTTCCTTTTTCGGGCGCACTGGGAAACGTAAGCTCCAGTAAACCTTCAGAAAGTTGCACCTTAGCCTCCATGCCCTGTGCTTTGGTTTGTTGGATCTGATCAATGCGCTGTTGATAATTCAGCTCTTCCCGGTAGTAATCTTCCGTCACCAGATCAATGTTCTGATCGAAGCTTTTGACCGCCATGAAAATGATGAATCCTGCAAACCCAATGAATGATAATGTCAATCCGTGTCCCCAATTCATATCGTTATAAGTTTGGACCTAAGAAGGTCGTATTGATCGTTTCTAGCTTTTCGTCTTCGGCGTAAACGCCTATTTCAATTTTTGTCGACATGCCAGTGAGTGCCGACCTGTCCAGGTGAATGAACATGGCCCCTTCTCCAATGGATTGTCCATCGACTGGCAGCAGATCACCCACCATTTTGATCTCGCCATTTACGTTCTCCAGCCTAAATTCAAAGGGTACTTCTTCCAGAGTTTTATTCACCACCTTGAAGTTGTAGAGGTTGCTGACT
This DNA window, taken from Cytophagales bacterium, encodes the following:
- a CDS encoding DUF1684 domain-containing protein, which translates into the protein MIKYQFLAFLFILACTPAPKQATSEQLSGWESWKVDRMEELKSKEGFLNLAGLYWLQDGEHSFGSDSSNAVIFPVDFPAKSGVFKVEAGVVSISEVAEGILIDSTSQEEGLVFDLSQEVSKEMTYGNYVWYIIERVGNVGIRLKDLDHPMLAADPDIHFYEYNPDLVVEAIFKPYLPKKKLTIDNVLGHRFEMEIEGQLQFQFQGKNYSLEPLDDVDFFVIFSDETSAIETYGSGRYLHVPLPGPDGKTTIDFNRAYNPPCAFTDFATCLIPPSENRLDFRVDGGELDFHME
- a CDS encoding sugar-binding protein, with the translated sequence MKVSNLLFLSLFMLSVGCSGRKAKSAIVTVAQERPIIDGSIDDCWKGLPEYPIDGTLGGDINWDGEDDLSATFRVLMHDNDLFFLVKVTDDIEGFLEESMMIQHWENDNVEFFFTNATKLSVGEMSETDTIYFVNYSAPYDRLQKLGNIPEYKSKNISFGRQNIEGGYLLEVCFEKELGVFDFEKSTIPFNIGLADNDNEIVEKGFMKGSESGISWGYNSGSTSWKESINYGDLVIDR
- a CDS encoding sigma-54 dependent transcriptional regulator, with amino-acid sequence MKKKGHILIVDDDHDVLFTAKTILKREYEKVTTESSPNRLETLLQKEEIDLVILDMNFKAGVTSGNEGLFWLKRIHELDPEIHVILNTAYGDIDLAVESMKQGAVDFLIKPWEKEKLLATIQNVFNLRQSKKKIKKLEGRESALTQDIDSAYSDLIFGSASMQKIMQIVEKVAITDASVLITGENGTGKEVMARTIHRMSPRKKESMIKVDLGALPETLFESELFGHVKGAFTDAKEDRQGRFEIADGGTIFLDEIGNISPAMQVKLLTVLQNKTVNRVGSSKIYPFDVRIVSATNQPLMDMVADGSFRLDLLYRINTVEIELPPLRERKEDIPLLVEHYLGVYASKYQKLGMRIDPAVLKQLMAYPWPGNIRELQHAVERAVIMSSERTLKSGDFLMPKVSHSPSVNSLKVEDVEKEAIRKAIERFEGNLSKASEELGIGRTTLYRKMKKYGL
- a CDS encoding glycosyltransferase family 2 protein; the encoded protein is MEEIKSLLVAAGLLALCSIFLIRAHQKRKANRPYIYHQLYGPLFFLSVLTPFVMQFALARKNITLPDVLLMALTIPLYLQLVIALVMVLRLLFNNHDYQDPELVELKKYPKVAIILPTYHEPFEIAKMTLDSLIAMEYEGDWKIIVVDNSRDFEDLESWRSYVTHLNELFQGSNLEVEWISRDPELKGFKPLNLDVAYERYVANDWEVEYVMYADTDSTFHVNTLTDLVKTFAADEDAAYIQLMTVANNMEVNRLSKAVGMQQTIFRYILGEIGNWGMPIFYGHNAIYKRAVIAQLGSFLEKDSRGEFMLTEDFSMTIRAYLQGSYGKTHWILSGEGVPTSLAALKGMWDRWAVGGLQVLFKYFKRVVVSNKINFYEKVSFLYHGLSYPSNALIPVFILLSPMISSVALIAFVLLLLFGSISAIGFRKKFGMLIEETRTNPSSFVDYYCSFFAVHSYIFWVMFLSTWKFIYQMIVPRKYREKLSWVVTPKGKEEKMKWSTVLRNNVSILVFVGTFFAISGYFLWNSYAGMNDFLILLPGGFFCFNLLLTLLVFGRSRKTSSKPSVKSPEPFQSGEMLVDP
- a CDS encoding ATP-binding protein, encoding MANEALKEDSQHDGFLIFRTKVVIRILAVIALGSAAFYVGVYTPFSLMVFWLTLFAVIILVDLIRYVEKTNRDLGNFLLAIRQNDFSNIYPEHNRQSRSLFHAFNVITREFTKLRSEKESNFHFFKTLVEYSGVPLLSYDLADERIHLMNESAKDLFRIPYSTRLDSIGRASELLLEKIRELGSDERILVKTEIGDELLHLSVLSKVLILQERRYKVLAFHNINTELDQQEIESWQKLIRVLTHEIKNSVIPISTLTEVAYQMLENNDGSERPISELDEEEESDLRMSLFTIGKRSKSLVKFVNSYGDLAKVPKPKLEEVDLTELVSQMLELEAADMKKANIKLIRSLSKRKLIRKIDPGMIEQVLINLIKNGIEALEGTEDAEIQVWLDEVSDAAVVRIIDNGPGMDKELLNNIFVPFYTTKETGSGIGLPLSRQIMRAHKGSIKVHSTPGEGTSFELHFRF
- a CDS encoding UpxY family transcription antiterminator, which translates into the protein MEMHNEPLMWHVLHVQSGYEKHVASQLKYGGVECYIPVTKEVKYWGNQHKQVYVPLFPGIIFCHMCEADRMNIRDIEVLQSYIIPGQPEGHVILPKEEIAIIKLLEKGNPGLCEEHLFKGDAVVVMEGPFTGFHGIMIDGKASKRLLVRLTGLKQIVAVDISPFQIQKAKSSHVLAS